The DNA region ATCCctatactttttttaaattaacagtatTAAGCTAGCTATAGTTAAAATGGTTTTTACCTTGGCCTGGTGGTAAAATGCAGTTTGAAGTTACTGGTTCCATGCTAAAACAGATCACACTGCAATAAGCATAGGCACCATTATTTACTAAAGACAGCATGGGCAAAAAGTGGCATTAGTTTCAGAGTTAGAGACAGCAAGCTTACCTCTTTTTGCAGTCCAGCAGTTATGTAAAAAGATTTTCTGTTAAAAGGACAGACTGCAGCATACCTAAGGTTTTTATACCCTCTTAGCCCCATTGTTTCAACATAGTTGCTAACAGGTTAATTTAATCACCACAGCTCTCAAATAATAGATTCTGCAGAACACCTTTTTGTATCTCTGTTGTGGGAACCATGCTATATACACAATAGGGCTTCCTCCACCCCTGTaagttaaaatacatttgtgGCTTTCTTACAGTATTAAACAGTACCCCATTTCCAAGTGCAGGCTCCCCTTTTGCAATATCAGTTAATGTCTTGGGGTTGGTtgtttctttcatgcttaaagtttggggggtggggtgttttTCTAGCAAGAATGACTCATAGCATTCCACCAACTCCTGGGTCCTTTAAACTGCCCAATAGTGCTCCACCTTTACCCCAGGGGGTTacatttaaactgtccaatagcaTTCCACCAACTCCTGGGTCTTTTAAACTGCCCAATAGTGCTTCACCATTACCCCTGGGTTacatttaaactgtccaatagcgTTCCTAAGGTTTTATTTCATATTAATCAGAACTCACCATCCAACTCACCAATCAATTGTAACCCTATAAGAACAAAGGTAAGTAATTGCAAACTTTCTGGCTATTCAGTGAGGGTGGGGTGTGTGCTTAAACCTATTTATTTCAACaagcaggatagctcagtggcttaagTAATGGCTTGGTAAACCCaaggttgggagttcaatccctgagagaGCCACTTAGGGACGTGggatgaaaaaaaacaacaatatttggtcctgctggtAAAAGCAGCTCTCCATAAGAACTGTATTATACTCAAACATGTCTGAACTATCCTGTTTGGTttttaggattttttcccctcccacaacaTGCATTTCAGCTTTTTGCTATAAATGAAtgtcttttacacacacacacacacacacacacacacacacacacacacacacacaaactaattCTCacaaaaactatttatttattttaaaaagacatacaactccttaaaaacaaaccaagatgCTTCATTAAAACTTAAGGGCCAAAAGCCTTCTAACAAAACACAGATAGTCACAAAagcctccctcttttttttttaatttacagctaCCAAGTTTTATATCACATGTTTGCACCCTCACCATTCTCTAACTTAATCCTTTTAGATTTCTTACAAATAGTCTTTTTCTTAAGCAGGGTTCTGTAACTTCTTGTGCGAACTAGACGGTCAATATAACATTGTAAGCAGGCATCTTCCGGCTtagtcattttctttaaaacacggtCAGGGTCTCCACTgaattgcacagcatttatcaaAGTCACCCCTTGTGCTAAATGTTcttgggttaggcacagacattgcatagCATAACCTATGGCAATAACAGTGTTTAGTAAGCTTTCCAAACACAGCTCAGCACACAGGGCCCGGAGCTTGCAGTTTatatccactgaagtccaagtcacACAGTCATGGTGCCGTTGGGCTGGCGCATCTATGAcacagccctcacaatcttcaaaaagcttttccctaaggcagtgtttaaggacagcataaacagcaacgCGTACAATAATCCGCATAACTTTTTTACGCTCACGACGTGGCACTGGCTCAGACAGTTCTATGCCTAGCCTCCTCCTAAACTCTTCAAACCCATCATCCTCGGAGCcctcttcaacaatttgtattGGTGTTGAGCAAAAACATGGTGGGCCCGGTTCATCTTCGCTGCTTGATGCAACGCTGTCCAGTGGCTCTgggtcctctagaaaggcatcatTGAGCTGCTAAAagatttttcaaaaaagaaacagtgtaagtaCCTCagctgctggtttttttttttaatttacacaacTCCCCCGGTTCCTAGTCTCATCACCCCCCGCACCGCCGTTTCTTAATCGTTCATTTACCTGAGTGCCATCTTTTCCATTTGCCTTGTCCACCGGTGACTCTCCCAAGTGGCGATCTGAgggggtggacaaagagaggccaTCAGGCTCTTTGGGATGTCTCACAAGAGTTTCAGGGTTGGATTCCGGCGTATCCAACAATGGCTGTGCCAAAGGGCTCCCCGCGGtcacaacctcctcctcctcagaactgTCGCTGATGTAACGTTTTCTCCGTGGATGGTCAAAGACTCTCAGGGGTAAAACAAAGTCCGAAGTTCTAACGGGGGTggtaaaggagtccatgttttccTCTGAGCAGCCTTTCCACGCTTTCTAAAACACATGTCCTTGGTAAGAAAAATGGCCTACTCTGTTCGGCGCTGGTACTTATGGGGTATTGGTGCTGCACTCGGGTTGGCggagggccttgggaggagttcttagaggggtcaccccggttggtcaaaatctcctctcggggtggtcctttcgggaggaaacccctcctgattggtagagggtggtgggaggagttcttagaggggtcacatgacccacctCTAGGCGGGGTCACCCACCCCCAGAAGtcaccctgattggtcaaatctcctctcggggtggtccgttcgggaggaaacccctcctgattggtagagggtggtgggaggagttcttagaggggtcacatgacccacttctagataggtcacccgcccccagaagttgccctgattggtcaaatctcctcttggggtggtccttttgggaggaaacccctcctgattggtagagggtggtgggaggagttcttagagggatCACATGACCCACTTTGCTTCCGGTCATGTGGCCATCTTGACCCCGGAAGTAATACCCCCATAGGGTGGGACTTCTGGTGATAGGTGGGAGGGACTAGAGGGGTCGAGGGGCGGGGTTAGGGgcggggttagggtttgattgatggtagggccCTTATACTACTGACATGCTCTAATTCAAACAGTAATTAATTCAGGAAAGTCCTATGACCTATGTTATGCAGGatatcagaccagatgatcacagggGCTATTCTAGCCttagaatttatgaatctatgaaaacgaTGTCGGAACAAGAGTTGCCTCTTGGGAGGGAAACAAAACATCCTGGGTGAACCTTGGTGTTCCCTAATCTGACTACCAGGCATTTTATGAGTAACACACAACCCCACAATGTAACTAAGGTACCTATTACAGTAAGAGAGAATTATCTGTATGATTTGATCTTGAACCATCAGGTTTTTTCCTTTGGGCAAACTGTAATTTGTTAAATCACTATGGCTAGTTACTTTTTCCTTAAAGACGGAATCTGAAATTGATTGTGTACTATGCTTTCTTGTTTCTTTCATACATGTCTCTGCCCAGCCAGGCCTAGTAATAATAGACTAATCATAATTATTCTAATCATATAGTACCTGAtgcatcttgatttttttttctttagagcaAATTTACAGCACATAATATTGTAAATGACTGGGCATTTCGTTTGTAAAAGATCTCTTGAGTTTCTCTTAGGGTTCACATTGGTAAGGTGATTGCCATTCCAAAATGGTGCCTAATATATACTACTCCATGTttccaaaagaaaataattttgtgtATTTATTGACAAATGTTGGCTTCTTGTTGGTTCCCAATAGCATTTATTAATGCAATATAACACACTTTTAGGGCCAAAATCTACCCTTGGATGACCTGGTATGTCTCCTATTGCCTTTATGAGCAGCATAAGTGTTTCTAAGCGTGCAATTTGGCTAACACTGGCAAAACCTTTCAAAAATTAAAGTAGTTAATTTACTTTTGGGCACTGTCATCGCTTCTGTATCTGTAGCCATGGTgtagcctctgtgtgtgtgtgttttgcagaGCTGTACTGCACCAGCAACTAGTTGTCACTGCCACTGTACCTATGGAGTGCCAAGGCAGACAGAATGCCTTTGTGAGCACCAGGAGAGGCACGCTCAGATGTGGCTCCTTCTTCTTTTTAGAGGTGTAGTCCATGTTTCTGATGGCATTGGCTTCCAACCACCATGAGTGTGagcgtgcatgtgtgtgagacagaggaGACTAAGAAgcgccttttttgggggggacggGATGATTCTCAGTAATATAAAGAGGCTTCATTGTTCACCTTCCTTCCCCCATAAAACTATCTTCATGAGGATCTCTTCTAATAAACATTTTGGGCTAAAAGCATCTCTGTGTCATATTGTTTTTACAGGACTTCTCTTTGAATGTAAATATGTTCCAAAAAAGAGCTTTTCTCAAGGGTATGAATGCATCTAAAGTATATGAAAACCCTCCATTGAAGTTTTCTAGGAAGCTGAAAATCTGTGTTAGATATTCAAATATTCTGCTATAGAGTGTTTTATTACCCTACATATGCACAAATGTAAACCCTTAAAAGATTACTATAGTTACTtctatcatttatttttattttcagatattGGGTCTTGAATTGTTCCGAATTGTAGCCATTTGCAAATACTTCGAAGTATGAATCTATGGGATTATTGTGCTTCCCAAAAATAACAGTCCTGCTGCCAACACTGTTTATGAAAGACTGGATGCTATTAAAATTGGAATTTATCAGTTTTATGTTTACTCTGACAGTTTTACATTAGGAGTTGGGAAATATTCTTTTAATTTCACTCATTTTTATCTACCTGTTTGGCTGAACTTTCCTAACTTTCACATAACCACCAATAATATTGCTGATATGAGCATCTTTTCCTTATAAATCTTTGCAAGAATGAGTCTGTGCATATATTCAGTGTGACCGGGTGGGGTAGGTAAtctgttttattggaccaacttctattggtgggaGAAAATAAACGATATtccctcactcaccttgtttctctcatatcctgggactaacatgactacaacactgcatatattcaatgtttcattttaagTGCCACCTTGTGACTGATTGTGGgtactgcagctgtaaatttACAATATTCTCTACATTCTGTGAGATGATGATGATATAAATGAGTAGTAACATGGCAATGTGTGTTCAGCATTAGTAAAAAGCTCAGTTCTAACACATTCACTTCCATATTTCAGTACATCTCACCTTAAATCTGAACCCAACTGCTACACTTTTTAATATCCACTTTCTCTTTCTTGACACAGAGTACCTGTATTGCAGAAGGCCCTGAAGGCATAATGCTCAGCGGCCTAGAAGTTGACAGATCTGTAGAACTCTAGGGAAATCTCTCCTCAGCACAAACTAGTAGACTGATCGGGAAGATGACGGATGATGTAGTAGATTAATAGGTAAGATGATGGAAAAAAATTActatattggatcagaccattaGCCAAACTGAATAATCTTCCTTGATTTTTCAttcacatttcatttcaattagaAGTTTCCATAAAGTTGTTGCAATTTCATGAATTTTCGGAATTAAAAAGATGGGGAAACCCTGTCAAAAACATTGCTATGAATATTTCAGCTTGTTCTTGGGTGAAAcaaatttcttttatttgttctaCATTTACTAGCCATTCATTTATATTAGTGTCCCCTTGTTTTTTATAATATGGAAAGTGTAAAAAAGGATGGACTGATCAGGAGTTTGTATTTTTTAGGGTACTTAAATGTCTATAATTAGGATCTGTATGTAAGATCTTTATATCACATCAACATATGTTTAAATCAGGATGCTAACATAGCTTCAACTAACAAACCACAAACTCCTCTGAGTTTCTTGGCTCAGTGCCAGAAATACTAAAACAGATGAGTCCTTCTTCTTAAGTTAGGCCGGAGTCATGCCACCTACCAGTAATGGCTCACACGGTAGCTTTGTACCCTGTGCTATGTCAGTGATCTGGGATGTCATTCATAGAAGGTGTGATGTCTGAGAACTGATGGCACAGTACCAACCACTCAGTGTTTTGCTTGCTGTAATAATATCATTCCTGAAGTGGTGCTTTGGTGGTAAGACTTCTGAgaataacaacaaaaacaaagccGCTCCCTCAGTGCGTAAAGAATGGAGCTGAAAAATAAATACTTGGCCATGCACAGAGCTGCTACTAACCTTAGCACTGGATATGCTCCCTCAAAGCTCCTATCTTTGGTTTGTTAGCCAAACTCCTCCTGACATGAGCATGTTTTTGGTGTATTTCTGTCTTACAGCCCTTGTTTATGTCAGTTTTGATGTAGCTGCTatgtttaaaatcaaaatcaGCCTTGTTTTACAATCCCTGCATTGCCAGT from Gopherus evgoodei ecotype Sinaloan lineage chromosome 2, rGopEvg1_v1.p, whole genome shotgun sequence includes:
- the LOC115645063 gene encoding uncharacterized protein LOC115645063, which encodes MDSFTTPVRTSDFVLPLRVFDHPRRKRYISDSSEEEEVVTAGSPLAQPLLDTPESNPETLVRHPKEPDGLSLSTPSDRHLGESPVDKANGKDGTQQLNDAFLEDPEPLDSVASSSEDEPGPPCFCSTPIQIVEEGSEDDGFEEFRRRLGIELSEPVPRRERKKVMRIIVRVAVYAVLKHCLREKLFEDCEGCVIDAPAQRHHDCVTWTSVDINCKLRALCAELCLESLLNTVIAIGYAMQCLCLTQEHLAQGVTLINAVQFSGDPDRVLKKMTKPEDACLQCYIDRLVRTRSYRTLLKKKTICKKSKRIKLENGEGANM